cacaaaacccataaaattatataaatgtggtatcactgtaatcgtactgaccggagaatgaagggaacagacagttttatctcatagggaacgctgtaaatacaaaacccataaactatataaatgtggtatcactgtaatcgtactgaccggagaatgaagagaacaggtcagttttatctcatagggaacgctgtaagaacagaacccataaaactatataaatgtggtatcactgtaatcgtactgacctggagaatgaagagaacaggtcagttttatctcatagggaacgctgtaagaacagaacccataaaactatataaatgtggtatcactgtaatcgtactgactggagaatgaagagaacaggtcagttttatctcatagggaacgctgtaaacacaaaacccataaaattatataaatgtggtatcactgtaatcgtactgaccggagaatgaagggaacagacagttttatctcatagggaacgctgtaaatacaaaacccataaactatataaatgtggtatcactgtaatcgtactgactggagaatgaagagaacaggtcagttttatctcatagggaacgctgtaaacacaaaacccataaaattatataaatgtggtatcactgtaatcgtactgaccggagaatgaagggaacagacagttttatctcatagggaacgctgtaaatacaaaacccataaactatataaatgtggtatcactgtaatcgtactgaccggagaatgaagagaacaggtcagttttatctcatagggaacgctgtaagaacagaacccataaaactatataaatgtggtatcactgtaatcgtactgacctggagaatgaagagaacaggtcagttttatctcatagggaacgctgtaagaacagaacccataaaactatataaatgtggtatcactgtaatcgtactgacctggagaatgaagagaacaggtcagttttatctcatagggaacgctgtaaatacaaaacccataaactatataaatgtggtatctctgtaatcgtactgaccggagaatgaagagaacaggtcagttttatctcatagggaacactgtaaatacaaatcccataaaactatataaatgtggtatctctgtaatcgtactgaccggagaatgaatggaacaggtcagttttatctcatagggaacgctgtaaaaacaaaacccataaaactatataaatgtggtatcactgtaatcgtactgaccggagaatgaagggaacagacagttttatctcatagggaatgctgtaaatacaaaacccataaactatataaatgtggtatctctgtaatcgtactgaccggagaatgaagagaacaggtcagttttatctcatagggaacgctgtaaatacaaaacccataaactatataaatgtggtatcactgtaatcgtactgacccggagaatgaagggaacaggtcagttttatctcatagggaatgctgtaaatacaaatcccataaaactatataaatgtggtatcactgtaatcgtactgacccggagaatgaagagaacaggacagttttatctcatagggaacgctgtaaatacaaaacccataaactatataaatgtggtatttctgtaatcgtactgacctggggaatgaagggaacaggtcagttttatctcatagggaacgctgtaaatacaaaacccataaactatataaatgtggtatcactgtaatcgtactgacccggagaatgaagggaacaggtcagttttatctcatagggaatgctgtaaatacaaatcccataaaactatataaatgtggtatcactgtaatcgtactgacccggagaatgaagagaacaggacagttttatctcatagggaacgctgtaaatacaaaacccataaaactatataaatgtggtatcactgtaatcgtactgacctggggaatgaagggaacaggtcagttttatctcatagggaacgctgtaaatataAAACTACATAAATGTGGTATCCCagcttcccaccacattgtatggAACCgtgaatggtgccattagaaagtacaatttgtcacgCTATAGACAAGTCCTCATACaggtatgtgaatggaaaaataaaaaagttttatagCTCCTGGAAGGCAGACAGTATAAAATTTTAATGCAAAAACCGAAAATTGCCATGTGCTCAAAGGGTCAATTGTCATTGTGTACCGTAGATATACAGGGTGAATGTGGGATAGTGGTCGTTAGCGGTTTGTGTGATCATTTAGTGTAATTGTCTCTCATAACGATCCTCATAGAATATGAACCCAATACGACCACAGAATAATGTTTTACTGATGGTATTAGCTACTGGTTTTACTGTGATCACTGGTTGTTTGTACTGGCTGCGACCATGGCTGTTTCCTGTAATCCATCCGCGATCCAGCCCGATAACATTGCTGTCACTACTGGATTATGGCCCTGATGATTACTCTATATTCACACACCTGCATGCTCAGCTGAGTCAGGCATGCATTTACATGGGAGATGCTTGTAGGGCCGGACTAAGGAATGTCCATTACCTTGTAGAGATGTGACTTCTGCACAGACTACTCACAGACATTATGTGCAGCCCCCTCCAGTGAAGACTCGCGGTGCCAGCCCAGCAGCAGCTCCGTGACCAGTGCCCGGGAGAAAGCTCACAATGGTGAAAAGGAACATCTtttaaatgtccattcattcccccaggTCTCTGCTCTTATTGTATATATTACTGTtccttcatatattcttgtagtctGCCCGATGAAGGGAcgggtgatgtctcgaaagctcgctatgtaacctCATTACTTCTATCTTTGTTAgcaattaaaaggtatcaaactaatcttgtttctcctaatgagagcactaaacaacGAACATTTAGATACGTACAATGAGGATGCCTCCAATGTTATCCATGAGAAGAGGTGGACATGGGCTTAACACTGCCATACCCATAATGTATGAGCCAATCCCGGAACCGATCACCGTCAGAACGCTTACAGTCAGGAGACACCTACAGGACATCCAAAAGTGTTCAATGAAAGATTATCTCATTTCAGGGAATGTACAGGACAATATATGATGTGAGCAACGTGAGAATCTCCTGGGAAATTACACGCGTCATGTAAGAGGAACAGCCTAGCACTAGTTACCTATAGGCAACACTACATATGGTGGACTTTGTGCATCCAGCATGTTATTGTCCTTACAAGACCTCCAAACTTGCTCTTCTCCTGTGCGCTCATAGACAATGTTGAATGGGAGTCTACTATGGAATATGATTACCGCTCCTTTTATATGGCAATTGTGATGGCTTGTGAGATACTGCCCTAAGAACCACGTGTCATGGCTTCATTGTGTATAACCAGGTGGAATATTAGTGTATGATATATTTTTTGCACAAGGTGACTGCCAACGTACAGCTTCATGTATGTGATATATACTGGTGATGATACAAACTGTGCTAGTATTCTCTTACCTGGTGGGTAGATACATGGCAATGCCGCATGCTGCTGGGTTTGCAATGGAAGCTAGTGTGGCAGACAGGTGATAAACGCGTCCTCCATAAGGCATGCAGGAGTAAGTCTGGACAGATGGCAGCACTGCATTCGTCAAAGCATTGACCCAGGCCAGAACGAGGTAGATGAAGACCTTCTCCCACATTGAGTACTTTACTACTTCTTTCTTTGCATCCTCCTTTCCAGTCTCATCCTCCCCCATCATTGGCTTCTGCTCAACTCCTCTGTTCCAAGATTCTTTTTTCCTTCTCTTGCTTATACCTGCCTCTTGGTGGCCCTGCTCTTTGGGCATCTTGTGAAGGATGATGAAGGCGATTAGACAAAGACCCATCATACCCGCCAGAAACAAAAAGAAGCCCCATGTTGGGAATCTGGCTGGCTGGTAGACAGCTGTTAGGTTTCCTATGGCATACGATCCATTTGGTTCTGTTCCGTTTATTGGTTGACAGCTCATTACACCAACACCTTGTGCCAAAGCCAGTAATGCTGGCATCAGCCCACTTAGACCCTCTCCAATGAAGTATGAGATAAGGTAATTTGGCCGGAGACGAGTCATATAAGGAAGAAAAGTAACTGAAGAAGTGCAGTCTACCAATGAGATGAAGAAGAGGAGACACAGAAGAGCAGTACTTCTCCGTGATGAACCCACCCAACTCGTTTCCTGCCAGAGGAAAGCCAGCAAGATGCATGAGACAACacctactaccaaaatcacaaaTATTACCAATCCCTCCCTGAGACTTCCTGGACAAAACTTATGGGTAAGTGTAACAGTAAGTGGCCCAATGTTAGCAAACTGAATGAGTAGAGACAGGTACGCGGGAAGCTCCCAGCCTTCTGGGGTATAAGGCACTAAGAGAGGCAGCTCCACCCATACCCCATTGATGGCAACCCAGGAACCTAGGCCCAGCAAGCAGGAGAGAATATGCAGGATGACCGCCATGTTCCTGCAGCGTTAGTTTTTGACTATTTTGTGATCAGTGTGATCTGGGTAGATTATGAGGTTGACCTGTTAATGTGGCTTTGCTGGATCTTGGCCACATCATTTCATCTTGCTTCATATAGTTGAGATACAGTTATTTGGTAACCGGAAGAAGTCTGTCCTTGTCTACCAGATCTGGTGTATTGGTTTCCAAGCTCAGGATCTGATGATTAGATTTCAGGAGTTGAATGTCGGAACTTCAATATCTAAAATGGAAAGAAAAGTATCCGACAATAATTCACGTAACGGAAAGTGAACGGTAACCTGCAGTCACACAGCTGACCGAACTATGTACAAAAGAGGACTAGCACAGTGGTGGAGGGACGGGATGTCATCTGCTGACCGATTAAAGGAATGTAGACAAGATAGAGTTCTGCAAGCTAATAGACCAGAAAAGGTCCTCATGTTAAAGGACATAAAGATTTAGGGTGAGAAGCAGAAGATCACAAACATTACAGTTCTTACTTCACAAATCCCATTTGTTTGAATCATGGATGATGAAATCCATGTAACTTCTGCGAAAACATCCCCTTCGGGTGATAGTGTTTCCCAAAAATGTGTCCAAAAATCCTGTTACTTGAGTTACACACATTCTATATACATAATTACATATCCTACAAATGTACCCCAGAACTGGAGAACCGACCATGGGAACCCATTAACATTAGTTTACTGAATGGCGTCAGAAAATCCTTCTTCCtgcatttacagttgcaagaaaaagtatgtgaaccctttggaatgatctggatttctgcacaaattggtcataaaatgtgatctgatcttcaagtcacaacaatagacaatcacagtcggcttaacctaataacacacaaagagttaaatgttaccatgtttttattgaacacaccatgtaaccattcacagtgcaggtggagaaagtatgtgaaccccttgactaatgacatctccaagagctaattggagtgaggcgtcagccaactggagtccaatcaatgagatgagattggaggtgttggttacagctgccctgccctgagCAGTGGAGGCCCACACCTGTCTGCGGAGGGCTGCAGAGGGCTGCAGAGAATGAACTGCTCCATCTTACCTTGGATCAGGTTTGCACCTCATACTGAGCAGTGGAGGCCCACACCTGTCTGCGGAGGGCTGCAGAGAATGAACTGCTCCATCTTACCTTGGATCATGTTTACACACCTCATACTGAGCAGTGGAGGCCCACACCTGCCTGTCTGCGGAGGGCTGCAGAGAATGAACTGCTCCATCTTACCTTGGATCAGGTTTACACACCTCATACTGAGCAGTGGAGGCCCACACCTGCCTGTCTGCGGAGGGCTGCAGAGAATGAACTGCTCCATCTTACCTTGGATCAGGTTTGCACACCTCATACTGAGCAGTGGAGGCCCACACCTGCCTGTCTGCGGAGGGCTGCAGAGAATGAACTGCTCCATCTTACCTTGGATCAGGTTTGCACACCTCATACAGAGCAGTGGAGGCCCACACCTGCCTGTCTGCGGAGGGCTGCAGAGAATGAACTGCTCCATCTTACCTTGGATCAGGTTTGCACACCTCATACTGAGCAGTGGAGGCCCACATCTGCCTGTCTGCGGAGGGCTGCAGAGAATGAACTGCTCCATCTTACCTTGGATCAGGTTTACACCTCATACTGAGCAGTGGAGGCCCACACCTGCCTGTCTGCGGAGGGCTGCAGAGAATGAACTGCTCCATCTTACCTTGGATCAGGTTTACACCTCATACTGAGCAGTGGAGGCCCACACCTGCCTGTCTGCGGAGGGCTGCAGAGAATGAACTGCTCCATCTTACCTTGGATCAGGTTTACACACCTCATACTGAGCAGTGGAGGCCCACACCTGCCTGTCTGCGGAGGGCTGCAGAGAATGAACTGCTCCATTTTACCTTGGATCAGGTTTACACGCCTCATACTGAGCAGTGGAGGCCCACACCTGCCTGTCTGCGGAGGGCTGCAGAGAATGAACTGCTCCATCTTGCCTTGGATCAGGTTTACACGCCT
This sequence is a window from Bufo gargarizans isolate SCDJY-AF-19 chromosome 5, ASM1485885v1, whole genome shotgun sequence. Protein-coding genes within it:
- the LOC122939161 gene encoding solute carrier family 52, riboflavin transporter, member 3-B-like — encoded protein: MAVILHILSCLLGLGSWVAINGVWVELPLLVPYTPEGWELPAYLSLLIQFANIGPLTVTLTHKFCPGSLREGLVIFVILVVGVVSCILLAFLWQETSWVGSSRRSTALLCLLFFISLVDCTSSVTFLPYMTRLRPNYLISYFIGEGLSGLMPALLALAQGVGVMSCQPINGTEPNGSYAIGNLTAVYQPARFPTWGFFLFLAGMMGLCLIAFIILHKMPKEQGHQEAGISKRRKKESWNRGVEQKPMMGEDETGKEDAKKEVVKYSMWEKVFIYLVLAWVNALTNAVLPSVQTYSCMPYGGRVYHLSATLASIANPAACGIAMYLPTRCLLTVSVLTVIGSGIGSYIMGMAVLSPCPPLLMDNIGGILIVVAWILFVGVLSYVKVILGVILRSEGHSALVWCGAMVQLGSMLGALTMFPLVNVYTMFQSGDPCNQRCPQ